The genomic segment AGAGACAGGCAACGGGGAGAATTCCAGCCGCTTAATCTCCGCCTCAATTTCCGTACAGACGGCTTGCACCTGTTCCGGATCGGGATACCGCGAATGTGTGACAGGGAATCGGCTCGCCCACCACTTCGGAAGTGGGCTTTGTTTTGCTAAGTTCAACCAAGCATCGGGCAGGACATAACCCGTCGCCAACAGATTTCTCCGTGCTGCGTCCGCGTCATCTATCCAGTTGTCGTATGGTTGCTTTATGGCATCGGGTACCAATGCTGTGCGGTACACGAAGAGCAACTGCTGCAAGGCTTCGAGTTGTGTTACGACAGCCATCGTGCTTTCCTCACAGTAGTTCTTTTACTTCGTCGTATGTTAATCTGGCGTTTTCAAGCAATCGTTTCGCAACAATTCCAATTAAATCAGCGTGTAAATGCACTAGCTGTTCGGCGTCGTCGCGTAGTTTGCATAGCATTCGGTGGGCTTCCTCACTGTTATAGAATTCGCTTCCCCACTGCTCTGTACAAAAGAGTTCGACCATATATTCATCATGGGCAGCTTGCTCGTCGGAATTCTCGGGATCGTAAAGGCATTGGGCTGGCCGTCCTGCAAAGGTAATAACAATCATCCTTTTCGTTTTCTCTTCCCGGTTGGAACCTTTCGGTAACACCATCTTGGAGTAAGCGAACTTCGGCGGATCAATGCAAATATAGCGAAATATGAATTCAAATTGCAAAGCAACCACAGCATGACCGGCTTCGTGATAGGCAAGTGCCGAGCGCTTATCGTTCACGGTCAACAACCTACGGATTCTTAGGAATTTATTAACTTTTAACGGGGGAGTTTCTTCGGTTTGGAATTGAACAGCCAGCGGTGGACATGATTGGTCACCTTGACCAAGCGGGCATCCTCCACACGCTCCCGATATTGAGCGGCCATCGACGAATCGACATGGCCCATAATCAGATTGACCGCTACTTGGTCCAGGCAATTGCTGGCCTCCGTGGCGAACGTGTGGCGGATCGTGTAGAAGCTCAATCCCTCGCGTTTTAGCCCGAGTGAGTCCAGCAGCTTGCGGAATTCGGCCGAGACGGGATTGGCCATTGTATCTTTGGCCCAAGGCTGACCGTACTTCGTAAGAAATACATAATCCCGAAGGGCTTCGTCTTTCGGCTCCGGGCGCCCGTCTATAGCCTCTTGCAATGCGGCTTGCGTTTCCTTCCACAGCGGGCATCGCCGCTCGGCACCAGTTTTCGGGCGATTGTACCTTGCCCATCCATTTAATAGATCAATGTTGCGGAAACGTAACTTGCCACAATCGGAATTGCCGTAAGCGGCATTGATGCCCAAGAGGATCATGGCTTTCAGTGGCTGTTCGGCAGCGTCGATGATCGTCCGCAACTCGTCGGCCGAGAATAACCGGAGAGGCTTTTCTTCCCTCTCTCGGCGAAATGCTGCACGTTTAGGACGTTTGAAATTGGGACCATAGCGGACGGGTTTGTCGATTAACCCAGCTTCATAACCGTACTTGAAGACGGAACGGATTTTTTGAATGAGACCACTCAAAGCCCATGCACCCCGGTTTTTGGATAATGATGCCCGGAGCGATTCAAAATCATCGGACGCCAAATCATCGACAAGCCGGCCCAAACCTCGTTTGTCGAAATGGCTGCAAATGAGTCCGCAGGCATTATGCAATTCCTTAAAATGGCGTTGGGTTATTTCCAGAGTGCTGACAGCGCTTTTCTTGACCGTAAGAAACCGATTGCAAAGCTCACGGATCGTCAATCCGTCGCCAGTGTCCCGGGGTGTCCGCCCGGCCAAGAGATAATCCTTCTTATCCAGCCAGCTTTGCAGGGCCGCTTCACCGTTCGGATCGTCGGCTACCTTGCCGAAATAGACCCGTTTACCGCGAACCTTTCTGGCCCAAAAGCCGTTCGTATGAGGATGAAGCGGGAAATCGGGGCGTGGTTTCTTGGGCTTGCTGCTGGCTGGTTTTCTGCTAATTTTTTCCATAGGACATTGACCGCTGTTTTACCGGAGAAGATAAGGGCTTTTGAAGAATCCACCCATTGGACTGAGGCCGAGGTAGGGGCCGAGACCTGAATCTACCCAAAGTACAAAAGCTGTCAACTGCCCGTGAAATCAAGTATTTTGGCGACGTAGCTCAGTTGGTTAGAGCAACGGCTTCATAAGCCGTGTGTCCCCGGTTCGAGTCCGGGCGTCGCTACTTGCAGCTTCCGATTCAATTAATGCCGCCGCGACCCCTGCAAAAATCCCGGCTCAAACTACAATTTTTATTTTTTTTGGCCATTTCCTTGCAAATGGTGTAGTTACACGGTACATTCACTCTCGGAACAGTGGAGTGGCGGGCCAAGCCATCTGAATCGAATCCGCTCGGGCGAGTCTCCACTATGGTTTCTCA from the Pirellulales bacterium genome contains:
- a CDS encoding tyrosine-type recombinase/integrase encodes the protein MEKISRKPASSKPKKPRPDFPLHPHTNGFWARKVRGKRVYFGKVADDPNGEAALQSWLDKKDYLLAGRTPRDTGDGLTIRELCNRFLTVKKSAVSTLEITQRHFKELHNACGLICSHFDKRGLGRLVDDLASDDFESLRASLSKNRGAWALSGLIQKIRSVFKYGYEAGLIDKPVRYGPNFKRPKRAAFRREREEKPLRLFSADELRTIIDAAEQPLKAMILLGINAAYGNSDCGKLRFRNIDLLNGWARYNRPKTGAERRCPLWKETQAALQEAIDGRPEPKDEALRDYVFLTKYGQPWAKDTMANPVSAEFRKLLDSLGLKREGLSFYTIRHTFATEASNCLDQVAVNLIMGHVDSSMAAQYRERVEDARLVKVTNHVHRWLFNSKPKKLPR